A window of Phytoactinopolyspora mesophila contains these coding sequences:
- the glmS gene encoding glutamine--fructose-6-phosphate transaminase (isomerizing): MCGIVGYTGSQQATGVVLEGLRRLEYRGYDSAGIAVVADGALASTKRAGKLANLEKALNEAPMPSSTTGLGHTRWATHGPPTDRNAHPHLDASGRVAVIHNGIIENFAQLRSELEASGVSFASDTDTEVVSHLLASETAGGATLADAMRAVCRRLNGAFTLVAVDADTPDRVVAARRNSPLVVGLGDGENFLASDVSAFIAHTREAMEVGDGQVVEITPDEVVLTGFDGAPVKEHRYHVDWDASAAEKDGYDHFMLKEIAEQPKAVADTLLGRIGADGRLLLDQMRLSDEELREMDKVVVIACGTAYHAGMVAKYAIEHWTRVPCEVELASEFRYRDPVVGRRTLVVAISQSGETMDTLMALRYAREQGARVLAICNTNGATIPRESDAVFYTYAGPEVAVASTKAFLTQLIACYLVGLYLGQVRGTKWGDEVRSVVRDLSDLPSKVDQVLETMEPVRALARELSTATSVLFVGRHVGFPVALEGALKLKELAYMHAEGFAAAELKHGPIALIEDGVPVVVVVPSPRGRSVLHDKIVSNIQEIRARGARTIVIAEEGDEAVVPYADHIVRVPECPTLLQPVVATVPLQVFACEMASARGFDVDQPRNLAKSVTVE, from the coding sequence GTGTGCGGCATCGTGGGATACACAGGCAGCCAGCAAGCGACAGGCGTAGTTCTGGAAGGGCTTCGCCGCCTCGAGTACCGAGGGTACGACTCGGCCGGGATCGCCGTCGTCGCCGACGGCGCGCTCGCGTCCACGAAACGGGCCGGCAAGCTCGCCAACCTGGAGAAGGCGCTGAACGAGGCGCCGATGCCGTCCTCGACCACGGGCCTGGGGCATACCCGATGGGCCACCCACGGCCCGCCCACCGACCGGAATGCCCATCCGCATCTGGATGCCTCCGGACGGGTGGCTGTCATCCACAACGGCATCATCGAGAACTTCGCCCAGCTGCGGTCCGAGCTCGAGGCGAGCGGCGTCAGCTTCGCCTCGGACACCGATACCGAGGTCGTGTCCCACCTGCTGGCCTCCGAGACCGCGGGCGGAGCCACCCTCGCCGATGCGATGCGGGCGGTCTGCCGGCGGCTCAACGGCGCGTTCACTCTGGTTGCCGTGGACGCTGACACCCCTGACCGGGTGGTTGCCGCCCGGCGGAACTCGCCGCTGGTGGTTGGGCTCGGCGACGGGGAGAACTTCCTCGCATCCGACGTGTCGGCATTCATCGCCCACACCCGCGAGGCGATGGAAGTGGGCGACGGCCAGGTCGTGGAGATTACGCCGGATGAGGTGGTTCTCACCGGGTTCGACGGCGCCCCGGTGAAGGAGCATCGCTACCACGTCGACTGGGATGCCTCGGCCGCGGAGAAAGACGGCTACGACCACTTCATGCTCAAAGAGATCGCCGAGCAGCCCAAAGCGGTCGCTGACACACTCCTCGGCCGGATCGGCGCCGACGGCCGGCTTCTGCTCGACCAGATGCGGCTCTCCGATGAAGAACTGCGCGAGATGGACAAGGTGGTGGTGATCGCTTGCGGAACCGCGTACCACGCCGGCATGGTCGCGAAATACGCCATCGAGCATTGGACCCGCGTTCCGTGTGAGGTGGAGCTGGCCAGCGAGTTCCGGTACCGCGATCCCGTCGTCGGGCGGCGCACCCTGGTGGTCGCGATCAGCCAGTCCGGCGAGACCATGGACACGCTGATGGCCCTGCGCTACGCCCGTGAGCAAGGGGCGCGTGTGCTGGCCATCTGCAACACCAACGGCGCGACCATCCCTCGTGAGTCCGATGCCGTCTTCTACACCTATGCCGGGCCCGAGGTGGCGGTGGCCTCCACCAAAGCCTTTCTCACCCAGCTGATCGCCTGCTATCTGGTGGGGCTCTATCTCGGACAGGTCCGGGGAACCAAATGGGGTGACGAGGTCCGCTCCGTCGTCCGGGACCTTTCCGACCTGCCCTCCAAGGTGGACCAGGTCCTGGAGACCATGGAGCCGGTGCGGGCGCTGGCCCGTGAACTCTCCACTGCCACGTCAGTGCTCTTCGTCGGCCGGCACGTCGGATTCCCGGTGGCCCTCGAGGGTGCGCTGAAGCTCAAAGAACTCGCCTACATGCATGCCGAGGGCTTTGCCGCCGCCGAGCTCAAACACGGCCCGATCGCCCTGATCGAGGATGGTGTGCCGGTGGTGGTCGTGGTCCCGTCGCCGCGCGGCCGCTCGGTGCTGCACGACAAGATCGTCAGCAACATTCAGGAGATCCGCGCCCGCGGCGCGCGCACCATCGTCATCGCCGAAGAGGGTGACGAGGCGGTGGTCCCGTATGCCGATCACATCGTCCGGGTGCCGGAATGCCCGACGCTGCTGCAGCCCGTCGTCGCGACGGTTCCGCTGCAGGTCTTCGCGTGCGAAATGGCCAGCGCCCGCGGGTTCGACGTCGACCAGCCGCGCAACCTCGCCAAGAGTGTGACCGTCGAGTAG